A region from the Desulfovibrio sp. genome encodes:
- a CDS encoding M23 family metallopeptidase has product MRKRSLFSSVLGIIVVAILVLGGYTFFKDLDGPTVDVTPNTGRVSPASVLKVRMKDPSGIRSISVGVRKNNVLNVIYSKHFDQYIPEREVEVPMKDANLREGAFELEIRATDGSLAGFGQGNTRTIQLPMRLDTQPPRISVKTLPPNVRRGGTAVVRYTIDEDVSSSGVLVAGYFVPGYMQKDGSYLCFFPFPYTMTARDYKNSVEITATDLAGNVTKSHLTVMSFERTFKSDSIEVTDNFLMAVESKLRDLAPDAANPLECYLYINNQVRAANVQALREIGRDTAAAMLWSGVFERLPRSAPRAGFGDHRFFNYQGKPVGESYHLGFDLASVRNAEVPAANSGRVVFCGNLGIYGNLIVIDHGLGLMSIYSHLNDQVVKVGDVVQRGQLIGHTGSTGLAFGDHLHFGILVGGVEVTPLEWLDPKWIKDNVTGRIDASMTQQ; this is encoded by the coding sequence ATGCGTAAAAGAAGTTTATTTTCATCGGTACTAGGTATTATAGTTGTCGCCATTTTGGTTTTGGGCGGCTACACTTTTTTTAAAGACCTTGACGGCCCTACTGTTGACGTCACGCCAAATACAGGCAGGGTCTCGCCGGCCAGCGTGCTCAAAGTGCGCATGAAGGACCCCTCGGGCATCCGTTCCATTTCTGTAGGCGTGCGCAAGAACAACGTCCTCAACGTCATCTACAGCAAACACTTTGACCAGTACATTCCTGAACGTGAAGTGGAAGTCCCCATGAAGGACGCCAACCTGCGCGAAGGTGCTTTTGAGCTTGAAATCCGCGCTACGGACGGCTCGCTTGCTGGCTTCGGCCAGGGCAATACCCGTACGATTCAGCTGCCCATGCGCCTCGATACGCAGCCCCCGCGCATTTCTGTCAAAACCCTGCCCCCCAATGTGCGCAGGGGCGGCACCGCTGTAGTGCGTTACACCATTGATGAAGATGTGAGCAGCAGCGGCGTTCTGGTGGCTGGCTACTTTGTACCCGGCTACATGCAAAAAGACGGCAGCTATCTCTGCTTTTTCCCTTTCCCGTACACAATGACCGCCAGAGACTACAAGAACAGCGTTGAGATCACGGCCACAGACCTTGCGGGCAACGTCACCAAGAGCCACCTCACAGTCATGTCCTTCGAAAGAACGTTCAAGAGCGACAGCATTGAAGTGACGGACAACTTCCTGATGGCGGTTGAAAGCAAGCTGCGCGATCTGGCCCCCGATGCAGCAAACCCGCTGGAGTGCTACCTGTATATCAACAATCAGGTGCGCGCCGCCAATGTGCAGGCCTTGCGCGAAATTGGGCGGGACACTGCCGCGGCCATGCTGTGGAGCGGCGTTTTTGAGCGTTTGCCGCGCTCTGCCCCGCGCGCCGGATTTGGCGACCACCGTTTCTTCAACTATCAGGGCAAGCCCGTGGGCGAATCCTATCATCTGGGATTTGACCTTGCTTCGGTGCGCAATGCCGAGGTGCCCGCCGCCAATAGCGGCCGCGTGGTCTTCTGCGGCAACCTTGGCATCTACGGCAACCTCATTGTCATTGACCACGGCCTGGGGCTCATGTCCATATACTCCCACCTCAACGATCAGGTTGTAAAAGTGGGTGATGTGGTACAGAGGGGCCAGCTCATTGGCCATACCGGCAGCACAGGCCTTGCCTTTGGCGATCACCTGCACTTTGGCATCCTGGTGGGCGGCGTGGAAGTGACCCCCCTTGAGTGGCTTGACCCCAAGTGGATCAAGGACAACGTCACCGGGCGCATTGATGCTTCCATGACGCAACAGTAG
- the xerD gene encoding site-specific tyrosine recombinase XerD — MAHPRTKAPALATLLPLWRDFLLAQRGLSPNTVEAYGQDLESFFLYRQELAQGASEDSLPDPDEQEIFLYLAWLRARQNTGRTLARRLSALRAFFAFAVEEGRLRKNPAELLENPKLPQHLPEVLTRDEMESLLAQPDLRDKSGRRDRCMLELLYAAGLRVSELCTMCVPDLDLQRGLVRVFGKGSKERLVPLHDLMQQMLADYISACRPLFTPTGNQLFVNRSGCALTRQYVWKMVKKYALEAGIRRAISPHTFRHSFATHLLEGGADLRAVQMLLGHADISATEIYTHVQAERLRGIHHQFHPRSRQ; from the coding sequence ATGGCACATCCACGCACCAAAGCCCCTGCCCTGGCAACCCTTTTACCTCTGTGGCGAGATTTTTTGCTGGCCCAGCGCGGCCTTTCGCCCAATACGGTTGAAGCCTACGGGCAGGATCTTGAGAGTTTTTTTCTGTACCGGCAGGAGCTGGCCCAGGGCGCGTCGGAAGATTCGCTGCCCGACCCCGATGAACAGGAGATTTTTCTGTATCTTGCCTGGCTGCGCGCACGGCAGAACACAGGGCGTACCCTTGCACGCCGTCTTTCCGCCCTGCGGGCATTTTTTGCCTTTGCCGTTGAAGAAGGCAGACTGCGTAAAAACCCCGCTGAGTTGCTGGAAAACCCCAAGTTGCCCCAACACCTGCCGGAGGTGCTGACAAGGGATGAAATGGAATCCCTGCTTGCCCAGCCAGACCTGCGCGACAAAAGCGGCAGGCGCGACCGCTGCATGCTTGAGCTTCTGTACGCTGCGGGCTTGCGTGTTTCTGAGCTGTGCACCATGTGCGTGCCGGATCTTGATTTGCAACGCGGCCTTGTGCGCGTTTTTGGCAAGGGCTCCAAAGAAAGGCTGGTGCCGCTGCACGACCTGATGCAGCAAATGCTGGCAGACTATATCAGCGCATGCAGGCCCCTTTTTACACCCACGGGCAACCAGCTTTTCGTCAACCGCTCGGGCTGCGCCCTGACGCGCCAGTACGTGTGGAAAATGGTTAAAAAATACGCGCTTGAGGCTGGCATCCGCCGCGCCATTTCGCCGCATACGTTCAGGCATTCCTTTGCCACGCACCTGCTGGAGGGCGGCGCAGACCTGCGCGCCGTGCAGATGTTGCTTGGACATGCCGACATAAGCGCCACAGAAATTTACACCCATGTGCAGGCCGAGCGCCTGCGCGGCATACACCATCAATTCCATCCCCGGAGCCGCCAGTGA
- the folK gene encoding 2-amino-4-hydroxy-6-hydroxymethyldihydropteridine diphosphokinase, translating to MADQTTLRAYVSLGSNCDNAAEKLAAALEALAELPEMGIGAKSPIYRTEPQEYTEQPWFLNQVIELFPGDCWRPCSLVDALLGIEARLGRVRSPDPILRFGPRVIDVDLLLFGQERSTDPHCLVPHPRLTVRAFVMRPLLDIAPLIVVDGLPVRDWLARTVCRVEGDRIFQ from the coding sequence ATGGCAGATCAAACAACGCTGCGGGCCTACGTGAGCCTTGGCTCCAACTGCGACAACGCGGCAGAAAAACTTGCAGCAGCACTTGAAGCCCTTGCGGAACTACCGGAAATGGGCATCGGTGCGAAATCGCCCATATACCGGACAGAGCCGCAGGAATACACGGAACAACCCTGGTTTCTCAATCAGGTGATTGAGCTTTTTCCCGGTGATTGCTGGCGGCCTTGCAGTCTTGTGGACGCCCTGCTGGGCATAGAGGCAAGACTTGGGCGGGTGCGCAGCCCTGATCCAATATTGCGTTTTGGGCCGCGTGTTATTGATGTTGACCTGCTGCTTTTTGGACAGGAGCGGAGCACCGATCCCCATTGCCTTGTGCCGCATCCACGGCTGACGGTGCGGGCTTTCGTCATGCGGCCATTGCTTGATATTGCGCCTCTGATCGTTGTAGACGGCCTGCCCGTAAGGGATTGGCTGGCGCGTACAGTATGCCGCGTGGAAGGGGACAGAATTTTTCAGTGA
- a CDS encoding transcriptional regulator: MVKWLILILAGYALYRLFANDLNKKQKENKQESAAEMERKVAAGEMVKDPECGAYVAVDGSISVRDGEKVHRFCSYECRDKFLQRLEEGGRELPPREE; the protein is encoded by the coding sequence ATGGTAAAGTGGCTCATTCTGATTTTGGCGGGCTACGCCCTATATCGCCTTTTTGCCAATGATCTGAACAAGAAGCAGAAGGAAAACAAGCAGGAAAGCGCTGCTGAAATGGAGCGTAAGGTTGCCGCTGGCGAAATGGTAAAAGACCCCGAATGCGGCGCGTATGTGGCCGTTGATGGCTCTATTTCCGTGCGTGACGGTGAAAAAGTTCACCGTTTCTGTAGCTACGAATGCCGTGACAAGTTCCTGCAACGCCTTGAAGAAGGCGGCCGGGAACTGCCCCCCCGCGAAGAATAG
- a CDS encoding acyl-CoA dehydratase activase, with protein MSPPLFYLGLDIGSTTVKLALLNGDGSVAETRYSRHGTAVRATMAALLAEASRLYPSATVCCAMTGSGALDLSNQLSIPFVQELLATARAISYAAPDTSVAVELGGEDAKLLYLGQDVELRMNESCAGGTGAFIDQMARLLSTDAGGLNDLAARHSTLYPIASRCGVFAKTDIIPLLNGGVPREDIAASIFQAVVEQTIGGLACGRPITGKVAFLGGPLHFLPELKNLFIKNLDLAEAHIAHLPHAQCTAAIGAARCAMSLEEHETDAEPLDLADLARRTSSLSHAPKVAAEKILPAMFADSAEYARFCQRHTTANVLPSADIRQARGPLFLGLDLGSTTVKAVLVDNEQRILDSCYASNGGNPLQTLMPPLADMLERIPEGAWLAASGATGYGAHLAESALGVDTVLVETLAHFKAATRLVPEVSYVIDIGGQDMKCLKVDNGVISDVSLNEACSAGCGAFLESFAKGLGLSMQEFVDISLYAAHPADLGSRCTVFMNSRVTQAQKDGLQIADIAAGLCYSVVRNALDKVLRIKNVAELGEHVVVQGGSFLNDALLCAMERTLGRHVHRPAASGLMGAYGAALESLEKAECISVRSSITAPLIRGLAMRTRSFRCRDCGNNCLLTETRFSHGSRHIAGNRCDRFSEARRGATVTAPNLVAWKNQRLFRYEPLPLESAPRGRLGIPRVLNVYAHYPFWFTLFTSLGFRVEVSPPTSRALFAAGLSSVPSQSVCYPAKLAHGHVLALLESGIKSIFFPCIPREAQEFVEMCDSFSCPVACGYPQVVRENLPELKDAGAIMHSPFVNLTHTASLVRNLCREFNLPRGEVRSAVRAARHEQAHYLRELRAEAEHIYAETLRNKGVLVVLAGRPYHADPQVHHGLPDFIASLGAAVISEDAMPRSWTGHRMSFPLRARNQWTYAARLYRAGLWACEADHGNARVELVQLTSFGCGIDAITADQMRELMRAHGKLYTLIKMDEGNALASARIRIRSLLAVSRNKAGGSTATAVSHAPPIFSKRDAATHTILVPQMAPLHLPFMTQAIAGSGHTIQLLPTVSAEAVSLGQAYVNNDACYPAIVAIGQLLQALRDGGLDPRRTALLLSQTCGPCRASNYPALLRKALSEYGYAPVPVLTLNASGSESQPGLRPDRALLWRMLLGMLAGDMLQRLSLFTGTYECHAGQTEDRVQHWLQTLIPVVRKGDETALRQLLPRLVQDFASIRTALAPKPRVAVVGEILLTYHTDANNHIVEQIRQEGGEPLLPDFANFMLYCLRDAVYDWRHQGGSAWAALGNALVMRRIEGVRRYMRGALNTSPLSAHVMPVAHIDDLARLGESVMSLGNSAGEGWLLPAEMLEFLEHGTNNILCLQPFGCLPNHVVGRGAFKAVRRQRSEANIMALDYDPGSSEANQLNRIRLFMAIAREKEKEREEAARHARHTYTGTMGSDRAYWQQ; from the coding sequence GTGTCTCCACCACTCTTTTATCTCGGCCTTGATATTGGTTCCACCACAGTAAAACTGGCGCTGCTGAACGGCGACGGCTCTGTTGCCGAAACCCGCTACAGCCGTCACGGCACGGCAGTTCGCGCCACCATGGCAGCCCTGCTTGCCGAAGCTTCCCGGCTCTACCCTTCCGCCACCGTGTGCTGCGCCATGACTGGCTCCGGCGCTCTTGATCTCAGCAATCAGCTCTCCATCCCCTTTGTTCAGGAACTGCTGGCAACAGCACGCGCCATTTCCTATGCTGCGCCGGATACTTCCGTGGCTGTGGAACTGGGCGGTGAAGACGCCAAGCTGCTCTATCTGGGGCAGGATGTGGAACTGCGCATGAATGAATCGTGCGCAGGCGGCACCGGGGCCTTCATCGACCAGATGGCCCGTCTGCTCAGCACGGATGCGGGCGGCCTCAATGATCTGGCGGCAAGGCATTCCACGCTCTACCCCATCGCCTCGCGCTGCGGCGTATTCGCCAAAACGGATATTATTCCCCTGCTTAACGGCGGCGTCCCGCGTGAAGATATTGCGGCCTCCATTTTTCAGGCGGTGGTGGAGCAAACTATCGGCGGGCTGGCCTGCGGCAGGCCCATTACCGGCAAGGTTGCCTTTTTGGGCGGGCCTTTGCACTTTCTGCCCGAGCTCAAAAATCTGTTCATCAAAAATCTTGATCTTGCGGAGGCGCACATTGCGCATCTGCCCCATGCCCAGTGCACAGCCGCCATCGGCGCTGCGCGTTGCGCCATGTCTCTTGAAGAGCACGAAACAGACGCCGAACCGCTCGATCTGGCCGACCTTGCCCGGCGCACCAGCAGTCTTTCGCACGCGCCCAAGGTTGCCGCAGAAAAAATTCTCCCTGCCATGTTTGCCGACAGCGCGGAATACGCACGCTTCTGCCAACGCCACACAACAGCCAATGTGCTGCCCTCGGCCGATATCCGGCAGGCCCGGGGACCACTGTTCCTGGGGCTGGATCTCGGTTCAACCACGGTCAAGGCCGTGCTGGTAGACAACGAGCAGCGCATTCTTGATTCCTGCTACGCTTCCAACGGGGGCAATCCGTTACAGACCTTGATGCCCCCGCTGGCAGACATGCTTGAGCGCATCCCAGAGGGAGCATGGCTTGCCGCATCCGGGGCTACGGGCTACGGCGCGCATCTGGCAGAATCCGCCCTTGGCGTGGATACCGTGCTGGTGGAAACCCTGGCCCACTTCAAGGCTGCCACGCGATTAGTGCCTGAGGTCAGCTATGTCATAGACATCGGCGGCCAGGACATGAAGTGCCTCAAGGTGGATAACGGCGTTATCAGCGACGTGAGCCTCAACGAGGCCTGTTCCGCAGGCTGCGGGGCTTTTCTTGAGAGTTTTGCCAAAGGCCTTGGCCTGAGCATGCAGGAATTTGTAGATATTTCCCTGTACGCCGCGCATCCGGCAGACCTTGGCTCGCGCTGCACGGTCTTTATGAATTCGCGCGTCACGCAGGCCCAAAAAGACGGCTTGCAGATTGCCGACATCGCGGCAGGGCTTTGCTATTCTGTTGTGCGCAATGCGCTGGACAAGGTGCTGCGCATCAAAAATGTGGCAGAACTGGGCGAACATGTGGTTGTGCAGGGCGGCTCCTTTCTTAACGACGCCCTGCTCTGCGCCATGGAACGCACTCTGGGGCGTCATGTGCACCGCCCTGCGGCTTCCGGCCTTATGGGCGCATACGGGGCAGCCCTGGAATCTCTGGAAAAGGCGGAATGCATCAGCGTTCGCTCTTCCATCACCGCCCCGCTTATCCGTGGGCTGGCCATGCGTACGCGCAGCTTTCGCTGCCGCGACTGCGGCAACAACTGCCTGCTCACAGAAACGCGCTTTTCGCACGGTTCGCGCCATATCGCGGGTAACAGGTGCGACAGGTTCAGCGAGGCGCGCCGTGGCGCAACCGTTACGGCTCCCAACCTTGTGGCCTGGAAAAACCAACGCCTGTTCCGCTACGAACCACTGCCGCTGGAATCCGCGCCGCGCGGTAGGCTGGGCATCCCCAGAGTTCTGAATGTCTACGCGCACTATCCTTTTTGGTTCACCCTCTTTACCTCGCTGGGGTTCCGGGTTGAAGTGTCGCCGCCTACCAGCCGCGCTCTGTTTGCGGCTGGCCTGTCGTCCGTTCCCTCCCAGAGCGTGTGCTACCCGGCCAAACTGGCGCACGGCCACGTGCTGGCCCTGCTTGAAAGCGGCATCAAGAGCATCTTCTTCCCCTGCATACCGCGCGAGGCGCAGGAATTTGTCGAAATGTGCGATTCCTTCTCCTGCCCGGTGGCCTGCGGCTATCCGCAGGTGGTGCGCGAAAATCTGCCGGAACTCAAGGATGCCGGGGCAATCATGCACTCGCCCTTTGTAAACCTCACGCACACGGCCTCGCTGGTGCGCAACCTCTGCCGCGAATTCAATCTGCCAAGGGGCGAAGTACGCTCCGCAGTACGGGCAGCACGGCACGAGCAGGCGCACTACCTACGAGAATTGCGCGCCGAGGCGGAACACATCTATGCCGAAACCCTGCGCAACAAGGGCGTTCTGGTGGTTCTGGCTGGCCGCCCCTACCACGCGGACCCGCAGGTGCACCACGGCCTGCCCGACTTCATCGCCTCGCTTGGGGCTGCGGTCATCAGCGAGGACGCCATGCCCCGCAGCTGGACAGGCCACCGCATGTCCTTTCCCCTGAGGGCGCGCAATCAATGGACATACGCCGCCCGCCTCTACCGTGCTGGATTATGGGCCTGCGAGGCAGACCACGGCAACGCGCGGGTGGAGCTTGTGCAGCTGACTTCCTTTGGCTGCGGCATAGACGCCATCACCGCCGACCAGATGCGGGAACTCATGCGCGCCCACGGCAAGCTGTATACCCTCATCAAAATGGACGAGGGCAATGCCTTGGCCTCTGCGCGTATTCGTATCCGCTCGCTGCTGGCGGTGAGCCGCAACAAGGCTGGAGGCAGCACCGCAACCGCCGTTTCTCACGCACCGCCGATATTCAGCAAACGCGATGCGGCCACGCATACCATTCTTGTGCCGCAAATGGCCCCGCTGCATTTGCCGTTCATGACCCAGGCCATCGCGGGCAGCGGACACACCATCCAGTTGCTGCCCACGGTGAGTGCAGAAGCCGTGAGCCTGGGGCAGGCCTATGTAAACAACGATGCCTGTTACCCGGCCATCGTGGCTATTGGTCAACTGTTACAGGCACTGCGCGATGGCGGGCTCGATCCACGCCGCACGGCCCTGCTGCTTTCGCAGACCTGCGGCCCCTGCCGGGCCAGCAACTATCCGGCTCTGCTGCGCAAGGCGCTTAGTGAATACGGCTACGCCCCTGTGCCCGTGCTCACGCTCAATGCCTCGGGGTCAGAGAGCCAGCCCGGCCTGCGGCCGGACCGCGCCCTGCTCTGGCGCATGCTGCTTGGCATGCTTGCCGGCGACATGCTGCAAAGGCTCTCGCTGTTTACAGGCACCTACGAATGCCATGCAGGGCAAACCGAAGACAGGGTGCAGCACTGGCTGCAAACCCTGATTCCAGTAGTGCGCAAGGGGGATGAAACCGCCCTGCGGCAACTGCTGCCCCGCCTGGTGCAGGATTTTGCCTCCATCCGCACGGCTCTGGCCCCCAAGCCGCGGGTGGCTGTTGTGGGCGAAATTCTGCTGACCTATCATACAGACGCCAACAATCACATTGTCGAACAGATCAGGCAGGAAGGCGGCGAACCGCTCTTACCGGATTTTGCCAACTTCATGCTCTACTGCCTGCGAGATGCCGTGTACGACTGGCGGCATCAGGGCGGCAGCGCCTGGGCTGCGCTGGGCAATGCTCTTGTGATGCGCCGCATTGAAGGTGTGCGCCGCTACATGCGCGGCGCGCTCAATACCTCGCCCCTGAGCGCCCACGTCATGCCTGTGGCGCATATTGACGATCTGGCCCGGCTGGGCGAAAGCGTCATGTCCCTTGGCAACAGCGCTGGCGAGGGCTGGCTGCTGCCCGCTGAGATGCTGGAGTTTCTCGAACACGGCACAAACAACATACTCTGCCTGCAACCATTTGGCTGCCTGCCGAACCACGTGGTGGGGCGCGGAGCGTTCAAGGCCGTGCGCCGTCAACGCTCCGAAGCAAACATAATGGCGCTGGATTACGACCCCGGCAGCAGTGAAGCCAATCAGCTCAACCGCATACGGCTTTTCATGGCTATCGCCAGAGAGAAGGAAAAGGAAAGGGAAGAAGCAGCCCGGCATGCCCGGCACACCTATACGGGCACAATGGGAAGCGACAGAGCTTACTGGCAGCAATAG
- a CDS encoding CBS domain-containing protein: protein MTCHANADFDAFAAMLAARFLYSPHVLLFPGTQERGLQKLIVGLDTAELGIVETPVIPWESITRLVVVDTRQRGRISHVAQLLDRDDVTVELWDHHPDSADDITSPHTHMAHIGSVTSLIVKAISERGLSLSPDDATLLGLGIYGDTGSFTYSSTTQADFMAAAWLLGQGMDVNRIDALAAHELTSLHIQALNSLLESTQTYNINNVQVTLSEAAMEHYLGDFAYLAHRLMEMERFPVLFAIGLMDDRIQVVARSRNEAINVGDICAALGGGGHAYAASASVRSMTVHEVRDMILRHLYAQAYPDKTAREYMSSPAVGIEATATIHEADELMLHFGLKAVPVFMPDTRQCIGLLDALTASRASAHGLGASSVEDYMTRRITTLPPDATLKDLTTTIVGGRQRLVPIVEDDKVIGVVTRTDLINVFAQEPGHMPEPRTTSGKERNLGKLIQDRLPLASRNMLHLAGRLGRELGLPVYAVGGFVRDLLLQRPNQDIDLVVEGNGIALARALAKELNGRVREHQKFLTSVVIYTDAAGAEARIDVATARLEYYEYPAALPTVELSSIKMDLFRRDFSINALAVRLDCEPFGQLVDFFGGQRDIKERVIRVLHTLSFVEDPTRCLRAVRFEQRYNFHIGAGTEKLIKNALKLKLMDKLSGFRLFHEFQHICDEDDPSACILRLDQLGVLEAVSPLLSLNPTRKNLLLRLQETLTWYRLLYFEEAAQPWLAFFLVLNHNMSYADTANHYQRMGLPEPRRADILRQREHMRVVRGKLEPWQKDHEAGKESISALCALLRPLSLECLLYLMADTSDAALQKNLSRYITQWRKEKTDVSGEDLRIMGLEPGPAFGRILDAVLAAKLDGTAATPEQQMDLARSLVCSIGAKSGKGNEEQTSRNSSLAQRL from the coding sequence ATCACCTGCCACGCCAATGCAGATTTTGACGCCTTTGCAGCCATGCTGGCGGCCCGATTTCTTTACTCCCCGCACGTGCTGCTCTTTCCCGGCACGCAGGAGCGCGGCCTGCAAAAACTTATTGTCGGGCTGGATACGGCGGAGCTGGGCATTGTGGAAACTCCTGTCATCCCGTGGGAGTCCATAACCCGCCTTGTGGTTGTGGATACCCGCCAGCGCGGCCGCATAAGCCATGTGGCCCAACTGCTCGACCGTGATGACGTGACCGTGGAACTGTGGGATCATCACCCGGATTCTGCGGACGACATCACAAGCCCGCACACGCACATGGCGCACATAGGCTCTGTCACAAGCCTCATTGTGAAGGCCATTTCGGAGCGGGGCCTCAGCCTCAGCCCGGACGACGCCACCCTGCTGGGTCTTGGCATTTATGGCGATACCGGCTCTTTCACCTATTCTTCAACCACGCAGGCTGATTTTATGGCGGCTGCTTGGCTGCTCGGGCAGGGCATGGATGTGAACCGCATCGACGCTCTGGCGGCCCACGAGCTCACGAGCCTGCACATTCAGGCCCTGAACAGCCTGCTGGAATCCACCCAGACGTACAACATCAACAATGTTCAGGTAACGCTTTCAGAAGCGGCCATGGAGCATTATCTGGGTGACTTCGCCTATCTGGCCCACCGCCTCATGGAAATGGAAAGATTCCCGGTGCTGTTTGCCATCGGGCTTATGGACGACCGTATTCAGGTGGTTGCCCGCAGCCGCAACGAGGCCATCAACGTAGGCGACATCTGCGCGGCCCTTGGCGGCGGCGGGCATGCCTACGCGGCATCGGCCTCCGTGCGCTCCATGACAGTGCACGAGGTACGCGATATGATTCTGCGTCACCTCTACGCCCAGGCCTACCCCGATAAAACAGCGCGCGAATACATGTCTTCGCCAGCAGTGGGCATTGAGGCCACCGCCACCATTCATGAGGCGGATGAACTCATGCTCCACTTCGGCCTCAAGGCCGTACCGGTCTTCATGCCAGATACCCGCCAGTGCATCGGCCTGCTGGATGCCCTCACGGCCTCGCGGGCCAGCGCCCACGGCCTTGGCGCATCTTCGGTTGAAGACTACATGACCCGCAGAATCACCACACTGCCGCCGGATGCAACGCTCAAGGATCTGACCACCACCATCGTGGGAGGCCGCCAGCGCCTTGTGCCCATTGTGGAAGACGACAAGGTTATCGGCGTGGTCACGCGTACCGACCTTATCAATGTTTTTGCGCAGGAGCCGGGCCATATGCCGGAACCGCGCACCACCAGCGGCAAGGAGCGCAACCTCGGCAAGCTCATACAGGACAGACTGCCCCTTGCCAGCCGCAACATGCTGCATCTTGCGGGCCGGCTTGGCAGGGAACTTGGGCTGCCGGTCTACGCCGTGGGCGGCTTTGTGCGCGACCTTCTGCTCCAGCGACCCAACCAGGATATTGATCTGGTGGTGGAGGGCAACGGCATAGCGCTTGCGCGGGCGCTGGCAAAAGAACTCAACGGGCGGGTGCGCGAGCACCAGAAGTTCCTCACATCCGTGGTCATTTACACCGATGCCGCAGGGGCCGAAGCCCGCATCGACGTAGCCACGGCGCGCCTTGAGTACTATGAATACCCGGCGGCACTGCCCACGGTTGAGCTTTCGTCCATCAAGATGGATCTGTTCCGCCGCGATTTTTCCATCAATGCCCTTGCTGTGCGGCTTGATTGCGAGCCATTCGGCCAGTTGGTGGATTTTTTCGGCGGGCAGCGCGACATCAAGGAACGCGTCATCAGGGTGCTGCATACCCTGAGCTTTGTGGAAGACCCCACCCGCTGCCTCAGGGCTGTGCGCTTTGAGCAGCGCTACAACTTCCACATCGGGGCAGGTACGGAAAAGCTCATCAAGAACGCCCTCAAACTCAAGCTCATGGACAAGCTCTCGGGCTTTCGGCTGTTCCACGAATTTCAGCATATCTGCGATGAGGACGACCCTTCGGCCTGCATCCTGCGGCTCGACCAGCTTGGCGTGCTGGAGGCGGTTTCTCCCCTGTTGTCGCTCAATCCCACGCGCAAAAACTTGCTGTTGCGGCTTCAGGAAACACTCACGTGGTACAGGCTGCTGTATTTTGAAGAGGCAGCCCAACCCTGGCTGGCCTTCTTTCTGGTTCTCAACCACAACATGAGCTATGCCGACACGGCCAACCATTATCAGCGCATGGGCCTGCCCGAACCACGGCGGGCCGACATTCTGCGCCAGCGCGAGCATATGCGCGTGGTGCGCGGCAAGCTGGAGCCGTGGCAAAAAGACCATGAGGCAGGCAAGGAGAGCATCAGCGCCCTGTGCGCCCTGCTGCGGCCCCTTTCGCTCGAATGCCTGCTCTACCTCATGGCAGACACAAGCGACGCCGCCCTGCAAAAAAACCTTTCGCGCTACATTACCCAGTGGCGCAAAGAAAAAACGGATGTGAGCGGCGAAGACCTGCGCATCATGGGGCTGGAACCCGGCCCCGCCTTTGGACGCATTCTGGACGCCGTGCTTGCTGCCAAGCTTGACGGCACCGCCGCAACGCCAGAGCAACAGATGGATCTGGCGCGCAGCCTCGTGTGCAGTATTGGCGCAAAATCCGGCAAGGGGAATGAAGAACAAACCAGTCGGAATTCTTCACTTGCCCAGCGTTTATAA
- a CDS encoding protein-L-isoaspartate(D-aspartate) O-methyltransferase, whose product MVREQLEARGISDPAVLGAMFAVPRHLFVQEALRAQAYEDTPLPIGYGQTISQPYIVALMTQLLEVQRGMRVLEVGTGSGYQAAVLATMGCTVFTVERMRELYQITSGLLRQLGLRGIHMQRRDGTLGMPEAAPFDRIIVTAGGPEVPRPLVDQLDEGGIMLIPVGSKPRTQRLVRVRKEQGRVSSEDLGPVVFVDLVGDHGW is encoded by the coding sequence ATGGTGCGCGAGCAGCTTGAAGCGCGCGGAATCAGCGATCCGGCGGTGCTGGGGGCCATGTTTGCTGTGCCGCGCCATCTTTTTGTGCAGGAGGCGCTGCGCGCCCAGGCCTACGAAGACACGCCCCTGCCCATCGGCTATGGGCAGACCATTTCCCAGCCCTATATTGTTGCCCTGATGACCCAGCTGCTTGAAGTGCAGCGCGGAATGCGCGTGCTTGAGGTCGGCACCGGCTCCGGCTATCAGGCCGCAGTGCTTGCGACCATGGGTTGCACGGTCTTTACCGTTGAGCGCATGCGCGAGCTGTATCAAATTACTTCGGGCCTCTTGCGGCAACTGGGACTTAGGGGTATCCACATGCAGCGGCGTGACGGCACGCTCGGCATGCCCGAAGCCGCGCCATTTGACCGCATCATCGTTACTGCCGGCGGGCCGGAAGTGCCGCGCCCCCTTGTTGATCAGCTTGACGAGGGTGGCATCATGCTTATCCCTGTAGGGTCAAAGCCCCGCACGCAGCGCCTTGTGCGCGTGCGCAAAGAACAGGGGCGCGTCAGCTCCGAAGACCTGGGGCCGGTAGTTTTTGTAGATCTGGTGGGCGATCACGGCTGGTAG